The sequence below is a genomic window from Synechococcales cyanobacterium T60_A2020_003.
CACCGCTACCCAAATCACCATTTCAATCGAAAAGGCGACATCCATTGCACTGGGGGTAATAATCCCGGATTGGACGGTGTAGAGTGCGCCAGAGATTCCGGCAAGGGCCCCAGAAATCGCAAATACGAGAACTTCAAAGCTGGTGGGATCGTAGCCGGAAAAGCGAATCCGGTTTTCGTCGTCTCGGATGGCAATCAGTAACCGTCCAAAGCGACCACTGGTCAACCATCGGCACAGGACATAGGCCAGCACCACCAGAATCACAGTGAAGATGTAAAACCGAACCTGCATCGGCGTTGAACCGACCTGCATACCAAACAGGGTAGTCGTGTCGGTTTTGAGGCCGTTGGTGCCATTAATCAACTTTTGCTGACCGTTAAAGAAGTTGAAAAAGACCACCAGAGATGCCTGGGTCAAGATTGAGAAATAGACCCCCCGAATCCGGTTTCGGAACACTAGATAGCCTAGCAGGGCAGCAACGATCGCCGGAATCAAAAAGATGGCGATGACCGTAAATGGAAACGAGTAAAACGGTTGCCAAAACCAGGGGAGTTCCGAGACACCATAGAGGGTAAAGAACTCCGGGATTTGTCCCTCTGGAATTTGCAGTTGCAGGTACATGGC
It includes:
- the urtC gene encoding urea ABC transporter permease subunit UrtC translates to AMYLQLQIPEGQIPEFFTLYGVSELPWFWQPFYSFPFTVIAIFLIPAIVAALLGYLVFRNRIRGVYFSILTQASLVVFFNFFNGQQKLINGTNGLKTDTTTLFGMQVGSTPMQVRFYIFTVILVVLAYVLCRWLTSGRFGRLLIAIRDDENRIRFSGYDPTSFEVLVFAISGALAGISGALYTVQSGIITPSAMDVAFSIEMVIWVAVGGRATLVGAILGTLLVGFARVFLSERFPEIWLFFQGALFLLVVTLLPDGLIGWFRYQAMDQIRQIIGKPKRAETYPSFDLDPEVERERENIGN